In one Lolium rigidum isolate FL_2022 chromosome 3, APGP_CSIRO_Lrig_0.1, whole genome shotgun sequence genomic region, the following are encoded:
- the LOC124697633 gene encoding calcium-dependent lipid-binding protein-like — translation MGFISGIFMGLIAGVALIFGLAHAMNRRAAKRSTKAADINVLGSLNREDLKKICGDNLPQWISFPEYDQVKWLNRKLSKLWPFVEEAATMVIRDSVEPILDDYRPAGISSLKFSRLSLGTVPPKIEGIRVQSFKKGQITMDVDFKWGGDPNIILAVETLVASLPIQFKNLQVFTIIRVVFQLSEEIPCISAVVVALLAEPKPRIDYILKAVGGSLTAMPGLSDMIDDTVASLITDMLQWPHRIVIPIGGVDVDISDLELKPQGRVTVTVVRAESLKNKELIGKSDPYVVLFIRPMFKEKTRVIDDNLNPEWNETFELIAEDKETQHIILEVFDEDSLKQDKRLGIAKLPLSDLGIETVQEINLQLLSSLDTTKVKDKKDRGVLTIKVLYHPYTKKEALEALELEKKTMEERRKTREGTGAVSGAADAAGGVASTVTNVAGTGVAAGAAVAGSGVAVAGSGAGLVGTGIGAFGNSITKAGKFVGRTVTGPFSSARRSASNVPTIDE, via the exons ATGGGGTTCATATCGGGGATCTTCATGGGACTCATCGCCGGCGTCGCCCTCATCTTCGGCTTGGCGCACGCCATGAATCGCCGCGCCGCCAAACGCAGCACCAAG GCTGCCGATATCAATGTACTTGGATCTCTCAACCGTGAAGATTTGAAGAAAATATGTGGAGACAATCTCCCTCAGTGGATCTCATTCCCGGAATATGACCAG GTTAAATGGCTCAACAGAAAGTTAAGCAAGCTCTGGCCCTTTGTTGAGGAG GCAGCAACCATGGTCATCAGGGATTCTGTCGAGCCTATACTCGACGATTATCGACCGGCAGGAATATCCTCGCTGAAGTTCAGCAGACTCTCACTTGGAACTGTTCCACCCAAAATTGAAG GCATTCGGGTTCAGAGCTTCAAGAAAGGGCAAATCACAATGGACGTTGACTTCAAGTGGGGTGGGGATCCGAATATCATACTTGCAGTTGAAACTCTAGTTGCTTCACTCCCAATTCAG TTCAAGAACCTTCAGGTGTTCACCATCATCCGTGTTGTCTTCCAATTGTCTGAGGAGATACCTTGCATCTCTGCTGTTGTCGTTGCTCTTCTGGCAGAG CCAAAACCAAGAATCGATTACATACTGAAGGCAGTCGGCGGAAGCCTGACGGCGATGCCTGGACTTTCAGACATGATCGAC GATACGGTGGCATCACTGATCACTGACATGCTCCAGTGGCCACACAGAATAGTCATCCCGATAGGGGGAGTTGATGTCGACATAAG TGATCTGGAGCTAAAGCCGCAGGGGAgggtgacggtgacggtggtgcgaGCGGAGTCGCTCAAGAACAAGGAGCTGATCGGCAAGTCCGACCCCTACGTGGTGCTCTTCATACGGCCCATGTTCAAGGAGAAGACCAGGGTGATCGACGACAACCTGAACCCAGAGTGGAACGAGACGTTCGAGCTCATCGCCGAGGACAAGGAGACGCAGCACATCATCCTGGAGGTGTTCGACGAGGACAGTCTGAAGCAGGACAAGAGGCTGGGCATCGCCAAGCTGCCCCTGAGCGACCTGGGAATCGAGACCGTGCAGGAGATCAACCTGCAGCTGCTCTCGTCCCTGGACACCACCAAGGTCAAGGACAAGAAGGACAGAGGCGTGCTCACCATCAAG GTGTTGTACCACCCGTACACCAAGAAGGAGGCCCTGGAGGCgctggagctggagaagaagacgATGGAGGAGCGGCGGAAGACGAGGGAGGGAACGGGGGCCGTGAGCGGGGCCGCGGACGCAGCGGGCGGCGTGGCGTCCACGGTCACCAACGTGGCCGGCACGGGCGTCGCGGCGGGAGCAGCCGTGGCGGGATCGGGCGTCGCCGTGGCTGGGTCAGGCGCTGGGCTGGTGGGCACGGGAATAGGCGCGTTCGGCAACAGCATCACCAAGGCCGGCAAGTTCGTCGGCCGGACCGTTACCGGGCCATTCAGCAGCGCCAGGCGCAGTGCCAGCAACGTCCCGACGATCGACGAGTAA